The following coding sequences are from one Myxococcales bacterium window:
- a CDS encoding class I tRNA ligase family protein codes for MSANPHAPQDVSQVVSQVRRPRRAVVTAGMPYANGPLHLGHLAGAHLPADIYARWMGLVIGRDNVLFVCGTDEHGSTSEIAAAQAGLPVRAFLDGIHDRQAATLERFHIGLDVYSGTSRPECFPVHAALSQDFLRRLHANGLLEKRSTKQWYDPDMKRFLPDRYVRGQCPNPKCGNPDAYSDECDRCGHQHEPTDLINPRSTLSAATPEMRDTVHWFLDMSAVSETLRTWIQSKQKAWRPAVVADVLDKVLPALRFEGVLEDQYKGLKASLPKHKAKYAPGKQVVLQFGDKASLETARATLTANGIPSEIADEWGHRSITRDISWGIPVPADVDPALEGKTLYVWPDSLIAPISFCQVALEKQGRDPALYAEFWRDPEARVIQFLGQDNVFFYVLMQGAMWLGTQADPHRLPLPGELQLTDVFGCYHLLVSGEKMSKSRGNFYTGDQLIEDKGYEADQIRYYLALLGLPEKQSDFDFNKLDERNRFLAGPMNAAFERPLSAAHSKFGGRVPEGVLLDKVKADTVRIVQRYVKSMDRADYPNLLFEIENYARTINSLFTQYKPHDDRHPEEGRRNGLYSAFYVLKNLMIMLYPFVPATMDRLRESLRLPPSVFRLDELGTPLPAGHELGPKQPYFPGQGELAADEPG; via the coding sequence ATGTCTGCCAATCCGCACGCCCCGCAAGACGTTTCCCAGGTGGTCTCCCAGGTGCGACGGCCGCGTCGCGCCGTGGTCACCGCCGGCATGCCTTATGCGAATGGCCCCCTGCACCTCGGCCATTTGGCAGGCGCCCATCTGCCGGCGGACATTTACGCCCGTTGGATGGGGCTTGTGATCGGGAGGGACAACGTTCTTTTCGTCTGCGGCACGGACGAGCACGGCTCCACCAGCGAGATTGCGGCCGCCCAGGCCGGCCTGCCCGTACGCGCGTTTCTCGATGGCATCCACGACCGCCAGGCGGCCACGCTCGAGCGCTTCCACATTGGCCTCGACGTGTACTCGGGCACCTCACGACCAGAATGTTTCCCCGTACACGCGGCTCTGTCACAGGACTTCCTGCGCCGTCTGCACGCCAACGGCCTGCTGGAGAAGCGAAGCACCAAGCAGTGGTACGACCCCGACATGAAGCGGTTCCTGCCCGATCGTTACGTGCGCGGGCAGTGTCCCAATCCGAAGTGTGGCAACCCAGACGCCTACAGCGACGAGTGTGATCGCTGCGGGCATCAGCACGAGCCCACGGACCTCATCAACCCTCGCAGCACCCTCTCGGCCGCCACGCCCGAAATGAGGGACACGGTACATTGGTTTCTCGACATGTCGGCGGTGTCCGAGACCCTGCGCACCTGGATTCAGAGCAAACAAAAAGCCTGGCGCCCGGCCGTCGTGGCGGACGTCTTGGACAAAGTTTTGCCGGCCCTGCGCTTCGAGGGCGTGCTCGAGGACCAGTACAAGGGCCTCAAGGCAAGCTTGCCGAAGCACAAGGCCAAGTACGCTCCCGGCAAGCAGGTGGTGCTGCAATTCGGAGACAAGGCGTCGCTCGAGACGGCTCGGGCTACCTTGACGGCGAACGGCATTCCAAGCGAGATCGCTGACGAATGGGGTCACCGCTCGATCACGCGGGACATCTCCTGGGGCATCCCCGTTCCTGCCGACGTGGATCCGGCGCTCGAGGGAAAAACGCTTTATGTGTGGCCCGATTCGCTCATCGCGCCGATCTCGTTTTGCCAGGTGGCCCTCGAAAAGCAGGGTCGAGATCCCGCGCTCTACGCCGAGTTTTGGCGAGATCCCGAGGCGCGGGTCATTCAGTTTCTCGGTCAGGATAACGTCTTCTTTTACGTCCTCATGCAAGGGGCCATGTGGCTGGGCACACAGGCCGATCCTCACCGACTTCCCTTGCCGGGTGAGCTTCAGTTGACCGACGTCTTTGGCTGTTACCACTTGCTGGTGAGCGGCGAGAAGATGAGCAAGAGCCGCGGCAACTTCTACACGGGTGACCAGCTCATCGAAGACAAAGGCTACGAAGCCGATCAGATCCGCTACTACTTGGCGCTCTTGGGACTGCCCGAAAAGCAATCCGACTTCGACTTCAACAAATTGGACGAGCGGAATCGCTTTTTGGCGGGGCCCATGAACGCCGCTTTCGAGCGGCCCCTCTCGGCCGCGCACTCCAAGTTCGGTGGACGCGTCCCTGAGGGGGTCCTGCTCGACAAGGTCAAGGCCGATACCGTTCGCATCGTGCAGCGTTACGTCAAGTCCATGGACCGTGCCGACTACCCGAACTTGCTCTTCGAGATCGAAAACTACGCGCGCACGATCAACAGCCTGTTTACGCAATACAAGCCGCACGATGATCGCCATCCGGAAGAGGGCCGTCGTAACGGTCTGTACTCCGCGTTCTATGTTCTCAAGAACCTCATGATCATGCTGTACCCCTTCGTGCCGGCCACGATGGACCGCCTGCGCGAAAGCTTGCGCCTGCCCCCGTCCGTTTTTCGGCTCGACGAGCTGGGAACACCCCTGCCGGCCGGCCATGAGCTTGGGCCCAAGCAGCCCTACTTCCCCGGTCAGGGCGAGCTCGCGGCCGACGAGCCCGGCTGA
- the htpG gene encoding molecular chaperone HtpG produces MTTEKHEFQAETKRLLDLMIHSLYSNKEIFLRELISNASDALDKLRYQALTDTSLAAEDQHIRLTVDKAARTLTVSDNGIGMTRAEMIQNLGTIARSGTKEFLESLTKSDAASRPELIGQFGVGFYASFLVADKVEVVSRRAGSEEAFLWSSGGDGTFTLGEATRAEQGTSVTLHLKPENDDEGVADLTQPWQVERIVRKYSDFVAYPIRMREDRPLVASADAKPEDTAPPEDRVINSMKAIWMRAKSEVSDDEYNQFYKHISHDWSDPVARVAFSIEGNFEAKGLLFIPGKAPFDLFRSDMKRKGVHLYIKRVFIKDDCEELVPHYLRFIKGVVDAEDLPLNVSREILQQNGQVRVIRKQIVKKVLEQLGALASNERETYEELWAEFGAVLKEGLLYSPDKNEKVLDLVLAPSTQGEKLTTLAEYVGRMKEGQKQIYFLTNASLELARQSPHLEAFKARGLEVLFFTDHVDALWLSQNETFQEHRLVAIDGADVELPIASGSAESENEAPAADPEIDALLVTLRVSLQEEVKDVRSSSRLTDSPACLITDKGDMTPQMEKLLRVSGQPVPKTKRVLELNPKHPAVQKLAKLASANKDDPRVSSNAQLLYGQALLSEGGQLSNPAAFAKLVADLMVAA; encoded by the coding sequence ATGACCACGGAAAAGCACGAATTTCAGGCAGAGACGAAGCGGCTGCTGGATCTCATGATCCACTCCCTCTACTCGAACAAGGAGATCTTCCTCCGCGAGCTGATCTCGAACGCCTCCGATGCGCTTGACAAGTTGCGCTACCAGGCGCTGACGGACACCTCGCTCGCGGCCGAAGACCAACACATCCGCCTGACGGTGGACAAAGCCGCACGGACGCTCACGGTCTCTGACAACGGGATCGGCATGACGCGGGCGGAAATGATCCAGAACCTGGGAACGATCGCGCGCTCGGGCACCAAGGAGTTTCTGGAGTCCCTGACGAAGTCAGACGCCGCTTCGCGTCCAGAGCTCATCGGCCAGTTCGGCGTCGGCTTCTACGCAAGTTTCCTCGTGGCAGACAAGGTGGAGGTGGTCTCCCGGCGGGCGGGCAGTGAGGAGGCCTTCCTGTGGAGCTCGGGCGGCGACGGCACCTTCACGCTGGGTGAAGCGACACGTGCCGAGCAGGGCACCAGCGTCACGTTGCACCTCAAGCCCGAAAACGACGACGAGGGCGTCGCGGACCTGACCCAGCCCTGGCAGGTCGAGCGCATCGTGCGCAAGTACTCGGACTTCGTGGCGTACCCCATCCGTATGCGGGAGGACCGGCCCCTCGTGGCTTCGGCGGATGCAAAACCCGAAGACACCGCGCCGCCCGAAGATCGCGTGATCAACTCGATGAAGGCGATCTGGATGCGCGCCAAGTCAGAGGTGAGCGACGACGAGTACAACCAATTTTACAAGCACATCTCTCACGATTGGAGCGATCCCGTGGCCCGGGTGGCCTTCAGCATCGAGGGAAACTTCGAGGCCAAGGGCCTGCTCTTCATTCCTGGCAAAGCTCCCTTTGATCTCTTCCGCTCGGACATGAAGCGGAAGGGCGTGCATCTTTACATCAAGCGGGTCTTCATCAAGGACGACTGCGAAGAGCTGGTGCCGCACTACTTGCGGTTCATCAAGGGGGTCGTCGACGCGGAAGATCTGCCTCTCAACGTCTCGCGTGAGATCCTGCAACAGAACGGTCAGGTGCGGGTGATCCGCAAGCAGATCGTCAAGAAGGTTCTCGAGCAGCTGGGAGCGCTCGCGAGCAACGAGCGTGAGACGTACGAAGAGCTGTGGGCCGAGTTCGGTGCGGTGTTGAAAGAAGGTCTGCTTTACAGCCCGGACAAGAACGAAAAAGTCCTCGACCTCGTTTTGGCGCCATCCACGCAGGGCGAAAAGCTCACCACGCTTGCCGAGTACGTGGGGCGCATGAAGGAAGGCCAAAAGCAGATCTACTTCCTTACGAACGCGTCGCTCGAGCTGGCCCGCCAGTCGCCGCATCTCGAGGCCTTCAAGGCAAGGGGCCTCGAGGTTCTGTTCTTCACCGACCACGTCGATGCGCTGTGGCTCTCCCAGAACGAGACCTTTCAGGAACACCGCTTGGTGGCCATCGATGGAGCGGACGTCGAGCTGCCGATCGCTTCGGGAAGCGCCGAAAGCGAGAACGAGGCCCCTGCGGCCGACCCAGAGATCGATGCGTTGCTGGTGACGCTGCGGGTGAGCCTTCAGGAAGAGGTCAAGGACGTGCGCTCTTCGTCCCGCCTTACGGATTCGCCCGCGTGCCTCATCACCGACAAGGGGGACATGACGCCGCAAATGGAGAAGCTGCTCAGGGTGAGCGGCCAGCCGGTGCCGAAGACCAAACGCGTGCTGGAGCTGAACCCCAAGCACCCCGCGGTGCAAAAGCTCGCGAAGCTGGCAAGCGCGAACAAGGATGATCCTCGGGTCAGCAGCAACGCGCAGCTGCTCTACGGGCAAGCCCTGCTCTCGGAAGGAGGGCAACTGTCAAACCCTGCAGCCTTCGCGAAGCTCGTGGCTGATCTCATGGTGGCGGCTTGA
- a CDS encoding TetR/AcrR family transcriptional regulator encodes MGIRVPKKAADTYQHGNLRHALIQAGLRLLSEGGVHSLSLRAAAQLAGVSHAAPYRHFADKEALVAAIAEEGFVLFASCLRASVAPMGGASVIPRLQAMGAAYVSFAQEHPDYVRVMFGGVVDKARMPPSLLAAGQAAYGVLRELVEEGIVSGALREGDVDQMALSCWSLVHGFSMLIVERTLPPPLHEVGPAAKTLEALLTLLVYGITKRPEL; translated from the coding sequence ATGGGCATTCGGGTCCCGAAAAAAGCAGCGGACACCTATCAGCACGGCAACTTGCGACACGCGTTGATCCAGGCAGGGCTGCGCCTCTTGTCTGAAGGCGGCGTACACAGCCTCAGCCTGCGGGCGGCGGCTCAGCTGGCGGGCGTCAGCCACGCTGCGCCCTATCGGCATTTCGCCGACAAGGAAGCTTTGGTGGCGGCGATCGCCGAGGAGGGCTTCGTACTCTTTGCGAGCTGCCTGCGGGCGTCCGTGGCCCCGATGGGGGGCGCCTCGGTCATCCCCCGGCTTCAGGCGATGGGGGCGGCATACGTCTCGTTCGCCCAGGAACACCCCGACTACGTGCGCGTGATGTTCGGTGGTGTGGTCGACAAGGCGCGTATGCCCCCGTCGCTCCTGGCGGCCGGGCAGGCGGCATACGGCGTGTTGCGGGAGCTGGTGGAGGAGGGGATCGTTTCAGGAGCGCTGCGTGAGGGAGACGTCGACCAAATGGCCCTCAGCTGCTGGTCGCTCGTACACGGGTTCAGCATGCTTATTGTGGAACGCACCCTGCCTCCGCCCCTTCACGAGGTGGGCCCCGCGGCCAAGACCCTAGAAGCGCTGCTGACGCTGCTCGTGTACGGCATCACGAAGAGGCCAGAGCTGTGA
- a CDS encoding DUF1552 domain-containing protein, with protein sequence MAANFLTGRRQLLHMMGLSSAGLFLPSLMSRQQALAAAGTKRLFVYYTPHGPVQQNYTMRPNGPGGWNGIQKSDREMAYDFALPDEREKWSTILKPLFPYRKKTLALEGLAMTSGLADQDTNNHNVGTSHALTGAKMKIPGGFKQEGGGGDTSIDQRVADSIADPGRIKSLYYTTGGWSPAFRGQAELKGEADITRAYDKLFPASSTNDATTNWLKKRRQNSLSMLEKEYQEVLPRLSGEDKRKLETHLGLVTDLQRSIAFKTTNVCSYQQQSFAMNPGSGGDAVITSFDIPVARPLVKNFGKLFTAAFACDMTRVGLFVNGGFGPAVSHLDVHTDIHLDIAHNAMPGKPDGFLKMTRYYSTLAEEFAQIVGSFDSVQVDGGKTLLDQTTCLWLCELANGPHHLHDILAVVVGGGDFNGFKLGRYVKFKEDQPSPGGTGTTKLGPAHSKLLTSVMKSFGMSDNTIGMTKADTGGKFDLDGTLDGIKA encoded by the coding sequence ATGGCAGCGAATTTTCTTACCGGCCGTCGCCAGCTTCTCCACATGATGGGCCTTTCGAGCGCAGGGTTGTTCCTGCCATCCCTGATGTCTCGCCAGCAAGCACTGGCCGCCGCAGGGACCAAGCGATTGTTCGTCTACTACACACCCCACGGCCCCGTTCAGCAAAACTATACAATGCGCCCCAACGGGCCGGGCGGCTGGAACGGTATCCAGAAGTCGGATCGCGAGATGGCGTATGACTTCGCCCTGCCGGACGAAAGAGAGAAGTGGAGCACCATCTTGAAGCCCCTCTTCCCGTACCGGAAGAAGACGTTGGCGCTCGAGGGACTAGCCATGACGTCCGGACTGGCGGACCAAGACACGAACAATCACAACGTCGGAACGTCTCACGCGCTTACAGGCGCGAAGATGAAGATTCCGGGAGGGTTCAAGCAAGAAGGCGGCGGTGGGGATACTTCGATCGACCAAAGGGTTGCCGATTCCATAGCCGATCCAGGGCGCATCAAGAGCCTCTACTACACCACGGGAGGGTGGTCGCCGGCATTCCGCGGCCAGGCTGAGCTGAAGGGTGAAGCGGATATTACACGAGCTTACGATAAGCTCTTCCCTGCCTCCTCTACGAACGATGCAACCACCAACTGGCTCAAAAAGCGCCGACAGAATTCTCTGTCCATGCTCGAGAAGGAGTACCAGGAAGTGCTTCCCCGCCTTTCGGGCGAGGACAAGCGAAAGCTCGAGACGCACTTGGGCCTGGTGACCGATCTGCAAAGGAGCATCGCCTTCAAGACCACGAACGTCTGCTCCTACCAGCAGCAAAGCTTCGCGATGAACCCGGGGAGTGGCGGGGATGCGGTGATAACGAGCTTCGACATTCCCGTGGCACGCCCCTTGGTGAAGAACTTCGGCAAGCTGTTCACGGCGGCCTTCGCCTGCGACATGACTCGCGTCGGGCTCTTCGTGAACGGGGGCTTTGGTCCCGCCGTCAGCCACCTCGACGTGCACACAGACATCCACCTCGACATTGCCCACAACGCCATGCCGGGCAAGCCGGATGGTTTTTTGAAGATGACGCGTTACTACTCGACCCTCGCAGAGGAGTTCGCGCAAATCGTGGGCAGCTTCGATTCGGTACAGGTGGACGGTGGCAAAACGCTGCTCGATCAAACCACCTGCTTGTGGCTTTGCGAGCTGGCGAACGGACCGCATCACCTCCACGACATTTTGGCCGTGGTGGTGGGTGGCGGAGACTTCAACGGCTTCAAGCTGGGCCGCTACGTGAAGTTCAAAGAAGACCAGCCCTCGCCGGGAGGAACGGGTACCACCAAGCTGGGACCGGCCCACAGCAAGCTCCTGACATCGGTGATGAAGTCCTTCGGCATGAGCGACAACACCATCGGCATGACCAAGGCGGACACCGGCGGTAAGTTCGACCTCGACGGCACCCTGGACGGCATCAAGGCCTGA
- a CDS encoding DUF1592 domain-containing protein, producing MNSRVPRRPRALSLSASLTVLLALGTACTSSGTSMDMDDEDDNDNGGGTNGGRGGNGSGGNGNAGTSGNAGNGGGTNPGGGSGGMLVMPPPGVDACGALPPAPVRRLTRLEFAASAREIFPHAFTPDADGVFRLDNHRVEFVRPGAPQGAAAAKTHFIALGVPDPDTFGFENRAENLNPTPAKVESFTDLGVVMAELVTLPANLSKSLPCTDKTVACGRQVVDTLGPKFYRRPLTDAEKQRLYTFFEDEFNAAQSAGAGVDAFLAASRLLIEGLLQSPAFLYRLETGDESTKQGQAITLAQNEIAARLSYMFWHAGPDAELMTAAAEGKLTDPAEREKQARRLLADKRFRFTATEFFRQWADFEKIFSESYRLYPGRRLNERPHSIQRGLALSARYEAERFSEFFLADADGSLNTFFTSRKGWVNKYSKAMYMEGRLLRYDEEEEAAAGAPIDSYDFTDPNYQPIDNLPENRQGFLTRLFFPWAYSHFSTPNPPARGSFMMSKLFCRSLGTPPADALERAAEAEGSGAFPESGSNREQFIFRVKDSPCISCHTVLDPPGFAFENYNDFGQYITKDDNNPSKTVDASGVLGFGTDIDGPFQNAVDLTKKLATSETVRQCIVSQFYEYVTGRTAAGNLSQDDPDSEGVDVCRVRAMDKAVKDAGGDLREGLVQYVKSADFIWRPAY from the coding sequence ATGAATAGCCGAGTTCCCCGTAGGCCCCGCGCGCTCTCGTTGTCCGCCTCACTCACCGTACTCTTGGCGCTCGGGACCGCGTGTACCAGTTCTGGAACGTCCATGGACATGGACGACGAAGACGACAACGACAACGGCGGTGGGACCAACGGAGGTCGGGGTGGCAACGGAAGCGGCGGGAACGGCAACGCCGGGACGAGCGGAAACGCCGGCAATGGCGGTGGGACCAACCCGGGCGGCGGCAGCGGCGGCATGTTGGTCATGCCCCCGCCAGGGGTTGACGCCTGTGGCGCGTTGCCCCCGGCCCCCGTGCGGCGCCTCACGCGCCTCGAGTTCGCCGCGAGCGCCCGGGAAATTTTCCCTCACGCCTTCACACCCGACGCGGACGGCGTCTTCCGCCTAGACAACCACCGCGTGGAGTTTGTTCGTCCAGGGGCACCCCAGGGAGCGGCCGCCGCAAAAACACACTTCATCGCGCTCGGTGTACCGGATCCTGACACCTTCGGTTTCGAGAACCGCGCCGAGAATCTGAACCCCACGCCGGCGAAGGTGGAAAGCTTCACGGATCTCGGGGTGGTCATGGCAGAACTCGTGACCCTTCCGGCCAACCTTTCCAAGTCTCTGCCGTGCACGGACAAAACCGTGGCTTGTGGCAGGCAGGTGGTCGACACTCTTGGCCCCAAGTTCTACCGGCGGCCACTCACCGATGCCGAGAAGCAGCGCCTCTACACGTTCTTTGAAGACGAGTTCAACGCGGCCCAATCCGCAGGTGCCGGCGTCGATGCCTTCTTGGCTGCGTCCAGGCTGCTCATCGAGGGGTTGCTCCAGTCTCCTGCCTTCCTGTACCGACTGGAGACGGGCGACGAATCCACGAAGCAGGGTCAGGCCATTACGCTGGCGCAAAACGAGATCGCGGCGCGGCTCTCGTACATGTTCTGGCATGCCGGCCCTGACGCCGAGCTCATGACGGCCGCCGCCGAAGGCAAGCTGACCGACCCCGCGGAACGCGAAAAACAGGCAAGGCGCCTGCTTGCCGACAAGCGCTTCAGGTTCACGGCCACCGAGTTCTTCCGACAGTGGGCCGATTTCGAGAAGATCTTCAGCGAAAGTTACCGTCTCTACCCTGGACGAAGGCTTAACGAGCGGCCCCATTCGATTCAGCGTGGGCTCGCCCTCTCGGCCCGTTACGAGGCGGAGCGGTTCTCGGAGTTCTTTCTAGCCGATGCTGATGGGTCTCTAAACACCTTCTTCACATCCCGCAAAGGCTGGGTGAACAAGTACTCGAAGGCCATGTACATGGAGGGCCGGCTCCTTCGATACGACGAGGAAGAAGAGGCAGCCGCAGGCGCCCCCATCGACAGCTATGACTTCACTGATCCCAACTACCAGCCAATCGACAACCTGCCGGAGAACCGCCAAGGCTTTCTCACGAGGCTGTTCTTTCCGTGGGCTTACTCTCACTTCAGTACGCCCAACCCTCCCGCCCGCGGCTCGTTCATGATGTCGAAGCTCTTTTGTCGCTCCTTGGGGACACCGCCGGCAGACGCTCTCGAACGGGCCGCCGAAGCTGAAGGCAGCGGGGCTTTCCCCGAGAGCGGATCGAACCGGGAACAGTTCATTTTCCGGGTCAAGGACTCACCCTGCATCTCGTGCCACACCGTGCTCGACCCGCCCGGCTTCGCGTTTGAGAACTACAACGACTTCGGCCAGTACATTACGAAGGACGACAACAACCCCAGCAAGACGGTGGATGCCTCGGGCGTGCTCGGGTTTGGTACTGATATCGACGGTCCTTTCCAGAACGCTGTCGACCTCACGAAGAAGCTCGCTACGAGCGAGACGGTCCGTCAGTGCATCGTGTCCCAGTTCTACGAGTACGTCACCGGGCGAACCGCGGCGGGTAACCTTTCCCAAGATGACCCAGATTCGGAAGGCGTGGACGTCTGCCGCGTACGAGCGATGGACAAAGCCGTCAAAGACGCCGGCGGAGACTTACGCGAAGGCCTTGTTCAGTATGTCAAGAGCGCCGACTTTATCTGGCGGCCTGCTTACTGA
- a CDS encoding RNA-binding protein, protein MGKRLFVGNLSFDVNEDDLRDLFGQSGNVVDCKVVTDRETGRPRGFAFVEMSSDSEASDAINNFNGRDFQGRTMKVNEAQERTGGGGGGGGRGFGGGGGGGGYGGGGGGRGGYGGGGGGGGGGRGGRGGGGGGGRW, encoded by the coding sequence ATGGGTAAGAGACTGTTCGTGGGCAATTTGTCGTTCGACGTGAACGAGGACGATCTGCGCGATCTGTTCGGCCAATCTGGCAACGTGGTGGATTGCAAGGTCGTTACCGACCGTGAGACCGGTCGCCCACGCGGCTTCGCGTTCGTCGAGATGTCGAGCGATTCGGAAGCCAGCGATGCTATCAACAACTTCAACGGCCGGGACTTCCAGGGCCGCACCATGAAGGTCAACGAGGCTCAAGAGCGCACCGGCGGCGGTGGCGGCGGCGGTGGTCGCGGCTTCGGTGGTGGTGGTGGTGGTGGCGGCTACGGTGGCGGCGGCGGTGGCCGTGGCGGCTACGGTGGCGGTGGTGGCGGCGGTGGCGGTGGCCGCGGCGGTCGTGGCGGCGGTGGCGGCGGCGGTCGCTGGTAA
- a CDS encoding prolyl oligopeptidase family serine peptidase, producing MFFRPPPAPLRGGLRPPALPLTLILATTLTQGCKLTGSDKGAGPVAAQAVNSASMLDPHSDETYAWLEEIESERALAWARAHNAASEGVLSQDPAFAPLAQKLFAIYSAKDKIPGVQQMGPWLYNFWVDAARPRGLWRRTTWSEYRKADPAWEPVLDVQALGEAEKESWVYGGAMALHPHYKKCLISLSRGGGDADVVREFDLTTKAFVPGGFVVPEAKTSVSWKDEDTIYVGTDFGAGSLTTSGYPRVIKEWRRGTPLSEAREVFSVSASDVSASGGRVFDHDRVYDLFTRRIDFERSKSFLLRDGRLREIPKPDDADFGLWDGHALLRPRSPLSQGGHTYPAGALLIADLEALLEGRHAFQALFTPTANASLDDWTGTKTHIIVTTLVDVKTAVTVFSKGPAGTFEGRTLKADVPGSLSVSPVAPHDSDEAWLGHSDFLTPSSLSLWPVSQDEREVLKRLPARFDATGLVATQHFATSRDGTKVPYFQVAKAKAEGPAPTLISAYGGFEISRLPGYNATVGAAWLERGGVFVLANLRGGGEYGPAWHEAAMREKRQNAYDDMIAVAEDLVARKVTTSKQLGITGGSNGGLLTSVMLTQRPDLFGAVVSAVPLADMRRFHKLLAGASWMSEYGNPDDPADWAFLSRYSPFHNLRPAGAVTYPPVLYTTSTRDDRVHPAHARKMVARLEALGHAPLYFENIEGGHGGAADIRQAAHVMALEYVFLARTLGL from the coding sequence ATGTTCTTCCGGCCTCCCCCCGCGCCCCTTCGCGGGGGCCTGCGCCCCCCGGCGCTTCCCCTGACCCTCATCCTTGCCACCACGCTCACCCAGGGCTGCAAGCTCACGGGATCGGACAAAGGTGCGGGCCCGGTGGCCGCGCAGGCCGTAAACTCAGCTTCGATGTTGGATCCCCATTCGGACGAAACCTACGCGTGGCTCGAAGAGATCGAAAGCGAACGCGCTCTCGCATGGGCGCGGGCCCACAACGCCGCCTCGGAGGGCGTGCTCTCGCAAGACCCCGCCTTCGCGCCGCTCGCGCAGAAGCTCTTCGCGATCTACTCCGCAAAGGACAAAATCCCGGGCGTTCAACAAATGGGCCCCTGGCTCTACAATTTCTGGGTGGACGCCGCGCGGCCCCGGGGCTTGTGGCGGCGCACCACCTGGAGCGAGTACAGGAAGGCTGACCCCGCGTGGGAGCCGGTGCTCGACGTGCAGGCCCTGGGCGAGGCCGAGAAGGAAAGTTGGGTGTATGGCGGGGCCATGGCACTTCACCCTCACTACAAGAAGTGCTTGATCTCTTTATCGCGTGGAGGCGGCGACGCCGACGTCGTGCGAGAGTTCGATCTTACGACGAAGGCCTTCGTACCTGGAGGCTTCGTTGTGCCCGAAGCCAAGACCAGCGTGTCGTGGAAAGACGAAGATACGATTTACGTGGGCACGGACTTCGGCGCCGGCAGCCTCACGACCTCCGGTTACCCACGGGTGATCAAGGAATGGCGTCGGGGCACGCCGCTTTCCGAGGCGCGCGAAGTGTTCTCCGTGAGCGCCTCCGACGTCTCGGCCAGCGGGGGGCGCGTCTTCGATCATGACCGCGTTTATGACCTCTTCACGCGCCGCATCGACTTCGAGCGTTCGAAGTCGTTTTTGTTGCGAGACGGCCGCCTGCGCGAGATCCCCAAACCCGACGACGCGGACTTCGGCCTGTGGGACGGGCACGCCTTGCTGCGCCCTCGGTCCCCCCTCTCGCAGGGCGGCCACACCTACCCGGCAGGCGCGCTCCTCATCGCAGACCTCGAAGCCTTGCTCGAAGGGCGGCATGCCTTCCAGGCCCTGTTCACCCCGACCGCCAACGCCTCCCTCGACGATTGGACAGGCACGAAGACCCACATCATCGTCACCACGCTGGTCGACGTCAAAACCGCCGTGACCGTGTTTTCGAAGGGACCTGCCGGCACGTTCGAGGGGCGGACGTTGAAGGCTGACGTGCCCGGGTCGCTCTCCGTTTCGCCGGTCGCGCCCCACGACAGCGACGAGGCCTGGCTTGGCCACAGCGACTTTCTCACACCCTCCTCGCTCTCGCTGTGGCCGGTGAGCCAGGACGAGCGCGAAGTCCTCAAGCGCCTGCCCGCGCGCTTCGATGCCACGGGTCTCGTGGCCACCCAACACTTCGCCACCTCACGGGACGGCACGAAGGTGCCCTATTTCCAGGTGGCGAAGGCCAAGGCCGAGGGGCCGGCCCCCACCCTCATCAGCGCCTATGGGGGCTTCGAGATCTCCCGGCTGCCCGGCTACAACGCCACCGTGGGGGCCGCGTGGCTCGAGCGCGGTGGGGTCTTCGTGCTGGCAAACTTGCGCGGAGGCGGCGAGTACGGTCCCGCGTGGCACGAGGCGGCCATGCGTGAAAAAAGGCAAAACGCTTATGACGACATGATCGCGGTGGCCGAGGACCTCGTCGCCCGCAAGGTCACCACCTCCAAGCAGCTGGGCATCACGGGTGGCAGCAATGGGGGCTTGCTCACCAGTGTGATGCTCACCCAGCGGCCGGACCTGTTTGGCGCCGTCGTGAGCGCCGTACCGCTGGCCGACATGAGGCGGTTTCACAAGCTGCTCGCCGGAGCCTCGTGGATGAGCGAGTACGGCAATCCCGACGACCCCGCCGACTGGGCCTTTCTCAGCCGCTACTCACCGTTCCACAACCTTAGGCCGGCCGGCGCGGTGACCTACCCGCCCGTGCTTTACACGACCTCCACCCGAGACGATCGCGTGCACCCGGCTCACGCCCGCAAAATGGTGGCGCGCCTCGAGGCGCTGGGACACGCGCCCCTTTACTTCGAGAACATCGAAGGCGGCCACGGCGGCGCCGCCGACATCCGTCAGGCAGCGCACGTGATGGCTCTGGAATACGTATTTCTGGCCCGCACCCTGGGTCTTTAG